In Solimonas sp. K1W22B-7, the DNA window GCCCATGGTTCCATTTCCAGAATGGTGAAAAGAAAAGTCTGGTGATGGCAGGCCGGGCGGGCCTGGGCAAAGCGGCTGCCGTCAGGCGGCAGCGGGAGCGCTCAGGCGAGGCTCGACCTGCAAAGGCGATTTGACGGTGTCATGAAGCGTCTCCTTTGCGGTGGCGGTGATTGAGAGGGCGCGCATCCTATTCCTGGGTTGCGGCCAATGCAACGCGCACTAGGCCCGGCACGATGCGTGCTATATCCATGGCGAAGGGGAAGCCTGTTTTTTTGGCCACAACAGAACTATGGGGTGTGCTGCCGTGCTGTCAAAGACTCCTGCATGCGTCCCAAGCGGTTCGCAGGGCCGCGCCTGCCCCAGACCCGGCCTGGCTGTGGTCACCGCCTTGACGGTGGCAGGCGCGGCTGCTGCACCAAGCGTGCACGCGGCTGAAGGAGTCCCCGCCTTGTCTGCGGGCATGGGCTGGTGGCTGGCGCTGTTGCTGGCAGTGCTGGCGGCCCTGGTGCGCGCCCTGCGCCGGCGCGGCGTGAAGCAGGTGCCGGCTGTGGCCGAAGCTCCCGGGGCATCCTCGTCGCGCCTGACAGCGGAGCCGCACATGTCTTGGTCCCTGGACCTGCTGCGGCAGCTGGAGTGGGCGCGCGTGGAGGAGCTTTGCGAGGGCCTGTGGAAGGCACGGGGCCACGCCGCTGTGCGCCAGCCACCGGGGCCGGCGCGGGGCGCTGCGGACATCGTGGTCGGCGAGCCCGGCAATGCCGACCGTGTGCATGCACTGCTGCGCTGCGAACCCTTCATCAACGGCGTGGCAGGCCCGGACCAGCTGGAGGCCCTGCATCGCGCTGCCGGCGAGCAGGCAGCGCCGCTGGCGGTGTTCTACGCCCTGGCGGGCTTCACCGAGGAGGCCGTGCAATACGCCGTCGGCACCCCGCTGCAGCTGCGCTCCGCGGCGGAGCTGTTCGCCGAGCTTTGTGCCCTGCCGGAAGAACCGCAACTGGAGCTGCTGGACGAGATCACCTACGGCGACTACATGACGCCGTCCTGCCCTCGCTGCGGCGAGAAGCTCTTGCGCCAGCACGGCATCGAAGGGCGCCCGGCCTGGTGGGGTTGCCCGCGCTTCCCGGCCTGCCGCGGGCGGATCTGACCTCGGCACAAATCTCGTCGGCTTGAGGCCGTAGGTCGCCCGATCTCCGCCACTTATCCACAGGCTGGCCGAAATCCTGTCCACTACTGCCGTGCAGCATGGCCCCGGAAAATGCACTTCATCGAATCCGGGGACGGCATGAAGACTTTCACCACGACGATGTTGCTGGCAACGGCGTTGCTGATGGCGCCGGCGGCACAGGCCGCGCCCGGCAAGGCGCACAAGGCCCGCGCGGCCCGGGCCTCCGTCGTGCGTCACATCGTCTACAGCCCTGCCGGCGGCAGGCTGCAGCCGCCGGCGCCGCGTCCGGCGATTGCCGGCCTGGCGCCGCAGCCGCCGGCTCCCCCGGCGGCCGAACCGGGCCAGATCACTGCCCTGATGAACCAATGCCAGGCGGCGATGCCGGCCGCACATCCCTATCGCGCGGCGCAGGCCAGCCGCGAAATGTTCCAGCTCGAGCTGGCCATGTCCTACCGCGCCGCCGCTGCCCAGCTGAGCCCGCAGGAAGTGGCCGGCGCGATGGCCATCGAGGCCCGTGCCTACGGCAACCTCGCCGCCACCTGCGCGCCCCTGCTGGTCTGACCCCCTGTCCCGGAACGGGACCCATTCAGCCCCGCCTTGCGGGGCTATTTTTTGGCTCAGCCCAGCCGCTGCAGGAACCAGCACGTCCCCAGCGCCAGCAGCGCGGCCGCCACCAGCCGATGACGCAGCGGTGGCCAGCGCGCCGCCAGCCACCACACCGGGATCACGAACAGCAGCTGGCCCAGTTCCACGCCGGCATTGAAGCCCAGCAGCGGCAGCAGCGGCACCGTGCTGGCGCGGTTGAGTTCGCCCAGCACGGCGGCGAAGCCCAATCCGTGGAACAGGCCGAACAGCGCGGTGCGCGTCGCGTCCAGGCGCGGGTCTTCGCTGCTGGCGGTGCCGGCGGTGATCAGCACCGCCGCCAGCGCCAGGGCCAGCGGCAGCACGCCGGCGAGCCAGCCCAGCAGGCCCAGCGA includes these proteins:
- a CDS encoding restriction endonuclease is translated as MSAGMGWWLALLLAVLAALVRALRRRGVKQVPAVAEAPGASSSRLTAEPHMSWSLDLLRQLEWARVEELCEGLWKARGHAAVRQPPGPARGAADIVVGEPGNADRVHALLRCEPFINGVAGPDQLEALHRAAGEQAAPLAVFYALAGFTEEAVQYAVGTPLQLRSAAELFAELCALPEEPQLELLDEITYGDYMTPSCPRCGEKLLRQHGIEGRPAWWGCPRFPACRGRI